Proteins encoded by one window of Acidimicrobiia bacterium:
- a CDS encoding glycoside hydrolase family 38 C-terminal domain-containing protein, producing the protein MATRPRPISVAIVPHTHWDREWYAPFQTFRLRLVELMDRLLPMLEQDLSYARFLLDGQTAVLDDYLAVRPQARPALHRLAAAGRLSVGPWAVLMDEFMVSGETLVRDLQMGIARATELGGPMEVGYLPDMFGHVAQMPQILRAAGLEHAVVWRGVPSAVTKTAFWWEAPDGSRVRAEYLYGSYSNGRDIPDDAKQLVARARGYELELGDALLPGGSMLLMNGTDHQLPQPWLGRVVAEANEIQDDYRFAVTSLAEYVATQPVDGLDVWRGELRSGARANVLMGVASNRVDVHQACAAAERALERRAEPSSALFLPPEAYPGALLDLAWRNLVLNSAHDSSCACSADEVVDQVLVRYHEARQIGDGLTSAAVHALARSVDAPAGATVVVNPTSRARGGLVAARVPGDARTEPVHFVSSDGVPVPVQVVDVSAGEGFSATVTGEKVRWVLEMMRGTEFAGAGIASYDVSDLDDGTVEVVFQSALPGGSTVDDLESLRDHVLALGTAGRTVRFRAMRPSTSGVLFAADDVPGFGWRTYQVAPGAGPSTVLRAAGRDLANEHLRVRVDDDGTFTISTAEGVVVEGCNRYVDGGDGGDTYNWSPPERDLVVERPDAVAVSVAEDGPVRAALLVRATYRWPVACVGDERACVARSDETETVVVDTRLEVRIGERFVRVHTELDNRCRDHRLRAHFPLPAPVERSSAECAFAVVERGLTSEGGPHEVALPTFVSRRFVDASDGEVGVALLHDGLLEYELVDGRELALTLLRATGYLSRSQIVMRPNPAGPLDPLDGPQLQRRLRFDYAVAPHAGTWHDADLYALADELLVPLERARATGTGTRATSGRALAVDGAEVSAVLREPGGLAVRCFNPSAETVVATVEHDGAPARGWRVDLRGRPVDRFEGSVELRGCELATLRLD; encoded by the coding sequence ATGGCCACCCGCCCGCGCCCGATCTCCGTCGCGATCGTTCCCCACACGCACTGGGACCGCGAGTGGTACGCCCCGTTCCAAACGTTCCGGCTGCGGCTCGTCGAGCTCATGGACCGGCTGCTGCCGATGCTCGAACAGGACCTGTCGTACGCACGCTTCCTGCTCGACGGCCAGACCGCGGTGCTCGACGACTACCTCGCGGTGCGACCGCAGGCGCGGCCCGCGCTCCACCGGCTCGCCGCGGCGGGTCGGCTGTCCGTCGGCCCCTGGGCGGTGCTGATGGACGAGTTCATGGTGTCGGGCGAGACGCTCGTGCGCGATCTCCAGATGGGGATCGCTCGCGCGACCGAGCTCGGCGGCCCGATGGAGGTCGGGTACCTGCCGGACATGTTCGGGCACGTCGCGCAGATGCCGCAGATCCTGCGCGCGGCCGGGCTCGAGCACGCGGTCGTGTGGCGTGGCGTGCCGAGCGCAGTGACGAAGACCGCGTTCTGGTGGGAGGCACCCGACGGGTCGCGCGTCCGCGCCGAGTACCTGTACGGCTCGTACTCGAACGGGCGCGACATCCCCGACGACGCGAAGCAGCTCGTCGCGCGCGCACGCGGGTACGAGCTGGAGCTCGGCGACGCGCTGCTCCCGGGTGGCTCGATGCTGCTGATGAACGGGACCGACCACCAGCTCCCGCAGCCGTGGCTCGGCCGCGTCGTCGCCGAGGCCAATGAGATCCAGGACGACTACCGGTTCGCCGTCACGTCGCTCGCGGAGTACGTCGCGACCCAGCCCGTCGACGGGCTCGACGTGTGGCGCGGCGAGCTGCGCTCGGGTGCGCGCGCCAACGTCCTCATGGGCGTGGCGTCGAACCGCGTCGACGTCCACCAGGCGTGCGCGGCGGCCGAGCGCGCGTTGGAGCGGCGCGCCGAGCCGTCGAGCGCGCTGTTCCTGCCACCGGAGGCGTACCCGGGCGCGTTGCTCGACCTCGCGTGGCGGAACCTGGTGCTGAACTCCGCGCACGACTCGTCGTGCGCGTGCAGCGCCGACGAGGTGGTCGACCAGGTCCTCGTCCGGTACCACGAGGCTCGTCAGATCGGAGACGGCCTGACGTCCGCCGCGGTGCACGCGCTCGCGCGGTCCGTCGACGCGCCGGCGGGCGCGACGGTCGTCGTGAACCCGACATCCCGCGCACGCGGAGGGCTGGTCGCGGCGCGGGTCCCTGGCGACGCCCGCACGGAGCCCGTCCACTTCGTGTCGAGTGACGGCGTGCCCGTGCCGGTGCAGGTCGTGGACGTGAGCGCCGGGGAGGGCTTCTCGGCCACCGTGACGGGCGAGAAGGTCCGGTGGGTCCTCGAGATGATGCGCGGGACGGAGTTCGCGGGCGCGGGCATCGCGTCGTACGACGTGTCGGACCTCGACGACGGCACGGTGGAGGTCGTGTTCCAGTCCGCGCTGCCGGGGGGCTCGACCGTCGACGACCTCGAGTCGCTGCGCGACCACGTGCTCGCGCTTGGCACCGCGGGACGGACGGTTCGCTTCCGCGCGATGCGGCCATCGACGAGCGGGGTGCTGTTCGCGGCCGACGACGTGCCGGGGTTCGGCTGGCGCACCTACCAGGTCGCGCCGGGCGCGGGGCCGTCGACCGTGTTGCGCGCCGCGGGGCGTGACCTGGCAAACGAGCACCTGCGCGTGCGCGTGGACGACGACGGCACCTTCACTATCTCGACGGCCGAGGGTGTCGTGGTGGAGGGGTGCAACCGCTACGTCGACGGCGGGGACGGTGGCGACACGTACAACTGGTCGCCACCCGAGCGCGACCTCGTCGTGGAACGACCCGACGCGGTGGCTGTCTCGGTCGCCGAGGACGGCCCCGTACGCGCCGCGCTCCTCGTGCGCGCCACGTACCGGTGGCCGGTCGCGTGCGTCGGCGACGAGCGCGCGTGTGTCGCGCGCTCGGACGAGACGGAGACCGTCGTCGTCGACACACGGCTCGAGGTCCGCATCGGTGAGCGGTTCGTGCGCGTCCACACCGAGCTCGACAACCGCTGCCGTGACCACCGCCTCCGCGCCCACTTCCCGTTGCCCGCGCCCGTCGAGCGATCGAGCGCCGAGTGCGCGTTCGCGGTCGTCGAGCGCGGGTTGACGAGCGAGGGAGGCCCGCACGAGGTGGCGCTGCCGACGTTCGTCTCCCGACGGTTCGTCGACGCCTCGGACGGCGAGGTCGGCGTGGCGCTCCTGCACGACGGCCTTCTCGAGTACGAGCTCGTCGACGGACGCGAGCTCGCGCTCACGCTGCTGCGCGCGACCGGCTACCTGTCGCGTTCGCAGATCGTCATGCGGCCCAACCCCGCCGGCCCGCTCGACCCGCTCGACGGCCCGCAGCTGCAACGGCGGCTGCGGTTCGACTACGCGGTCGCGCCGCATGCCGGCACGTGGCACGACGCCGACCTGTACGCGCTCGCCGACGAGCTCCTGGTGCCGTTGGAGCGGGCGCGCGCGACCGGCACCGGCACGCGCGCGACCAGCGGACGCGCGCTCGCCGTCGACGGCGCCGAGGTGTCGGCGGTGCTGCGCGAGCCCGGTGGCCTCGCCGTTCGTTGCTTCAACCCGTCCGCCGAGACGGTGGTCGCGACCGTCGAGCACGACGGCGCGCCCGCGCGCGGCTGGCGCGTGGACCTGCGCGGCCGGCCCGTCGACCGGTTCGAGGGCTCCGTCGAGCTGCGCGGCTGCGAGCTCGCGACACTGCGACTCGACTGA
- a CDS encoding FAD-dependent oxidoreductase, with protein MGLPVIFVVDDEERALYTLWSDLDRRFGKDFSVRGERTAAAALATLEELRASGDDVALVLVDDAMHDTTGVELLARAHELHPGAKRVLMVDRDYSSTSPVVRAITLGQADYHIVRPWTSDEQLYRSVGDFLATWAKEQDPSVELFRVVGAPGDARLYELRELMIRFDMPFRVYSVHEEDGRRLLAEVGADASRLPVVIRHDGQVMVDPKLPELLRAVGASVRADVDVCDVLIVGGGPAGLAAAVYAASEGLTTVLLEQTLSGGQAGNSPMIRNYPGFPHGISGADLVHRACEQAWLFGAHLVFAQRATALEQRGAGFVVHLEDGTAVAARSVVVATGVTWRRIGVPALEALVGAGVFYGAAVGETKAMQGRDVFLVGGGNSAGQAALHLARYAASVGLVVRGPSLSAKMSDYLVREIESSSRITVHTGTEVVDGGGDERLEHVVLRDRSTGKTCDVRVDALFVLIGGEPHTEWLPDDVERDDRGYVLTGRDLRASGRPGGETAATLETSIPGVFAAGDVRHGSIKRVASAVGEGATAIRLVHDHLADAGPPSLTVPVAL; from the coding sequence ATGGGGCTACCCGTCATCTTCGTGGTCGACGACGAGGAACGCGCGCTCTACACGCTCTGGAGCGATCTCGACCGACGGTTCGGCAAGGACTTCTCGGTTCGTGGCGAGCGCACGGCCGCGGCCGCGCTCGCCACGCTGGAGGAGCTGCGCGCCTCGGGTGACGACGTCGCGCTGGTGCTCGTCGACGACGCGATGCACGACACGACGGGCGTGGAGCTGCTCGCGCGCGCGCACGAGCTCCACCCGGGTGCGAAGCGCGTGCTCATGGTCGACCGCGACTACTCGTCGACCAGTCCCGTCGTGCGCGCGATCACGCTGGGACAGGCGGACTACCACATCGTGCGGCCGTGGACGTCGGACGAGCAGCTGTACCGGAGCGTCGGCGACTTCCTCGCGACGTGGGCGAAGGAGCAGGACCCGTCCGTCGAGCTGTTCCGCGTCGTCGGCGCGCCGGGCGACGCGCGGCTGTACGAGCTGCGCGAGCTGATGATCCGCTTCGACATGCCGTTCCGCGTCTACTCGGTGCACGAGGAGGACGGACGCCGGCTCCTCGCGGAGGTCGGTGCCGACGCGTCGCGGCTCCCGGTGGTGATCCGTCACGACGGCCAGGTGATGGTGGACCCGAAGCTGCCGGAGCTCCTGCGGGCGGTCGGCGCGAGCGTGCGCGCCGACGTCGACGTCTGCGACGTCCTGATCGTCGGCGGCGGCCCCGCCGGGCTCGCCGCCGCGGTGTACGCCGCATCCGAGGGTCTGACGACCGTGCTGCTGGAGCAGACGCTGTCGGGCGGGCAGGCGGGCAACAGCCCGATGATCCGCAACTATCCCGGGTTCCCGCACGGGATCAGCGGCGCCGACCTCGTGCACCGCGCGTGTGAGCAGGCCTGGTTGTTCGGTGCGCATCTCGTGTTCGCCCAGCGCGCGACGGCGCTGGAGCAGCGCGGCGCGGGCTTCGTGGTCCACCTCGAGGACGGCACGGCCGTCGCGGCGCGCTCGGTCGTCGTCGCGACCGGTGTGACGTGGCGCCGCATCGGCGTCCCTGCGCTCGAGGCGCTCGTCGGCGCGGGCGTGTTCTACGGAGCGGCCGTCGGCGAGACGAAGGCGATGCAGGGGCGCGACGTGTTCCTCGTCGGCGGTGGGAACTCCGCGGGCCAGGCCGCGCTCCACCTCGCGAGGTACGCGGCGTCGGTGGGACTCGTCGTGCGCGGCCCATCGCTGAGCGCCAAGATGTCCGACTACCTCGTGCGCGAGATCGAGTCGTCGTCGCGGATCACCGTCCACACCGGCACCGAGGTCGTCGACGGCGGCGGTGACGAGCGGCTCGAGCACGTCGTGCTGCGCGACCGGTCGACCGGGAAGACGTGCGACGTCCGTGTCGACGCGCTGTTCGTCCTCATCGGCGGCGAGCCGCACACGGAGTGGCTACCCGACGACGTCGAACGCGACGACCGCGGCTACGTCCTCACGGGGCGCGACCTCCGCGCGAGCGGCCGGCCCGGCGGCGAGACGGCCGCGACGCTCGAGACGAGCATCCCGGGCGTGTTCGCGGCGGGCGACGTGCGCCACGGATCGATCAAGCGCGTCGCGTCGGCAGTCGGCGAGGGCGCCACGGCGATCCGTCTCGTCCACGACCATCTCGCGGACGCGGGCCCGCCCTCCCTCACCGTCCCCGTCGCGCTGTGA
- a CDS encoding RpiB/LacA/LacB family sugar-phosphate isomerase, which produces MKVALGSDERTPLTDAVAEALVARGHDVVAVGPPGGDELEWADVGRRVGELVSGGDCDTAVLFCWTGTGASIAANKVPGVRAALCTDAQTAAGARRWNDANVLVMGLRLTSPDVANEMLDAWFATDADPTEAGNIAKLERDRVGG; this is translated from the coding sequence GTGAAGGTCGCGCTCGGCTCCGACGAACGCACCCCGCTCACGGACGCGGTCGCCGAGGCCCTCGTCGCGCGCGGCCACGACGTGGTCGCGGTCGGTCCACCGGGCGGCGACGAGCTGGAGTGGGCCGACGTCGGCCGGCGCGTCGGCGAGCTCGTCTCCGGCGGCGACTGCGACACCGCGGTGCTGTTCTGCTGGACCGGCACGGGCGCGTCGATCGCGGCGAACAAGGTCCCGGGCGTGCGCGCCGCCCTGTGCACCGACGCGCAGACCGCGGCGGGCGCGCGGCGGTGGAACGACGCCAACGTCCTCGTGATGGGTCTGCGGCTCACGAGCCCGGACGTCGCGAACGAGATGCTCGACGCGTGGTTCGCGACCGATGCCGACCCGACCGAGGCGGGCAACATCGCCAAGCTGGAGCGCGACCGCGTCGGCGGATGA
- a CDS encoding GYD domain-containing protein, whose protein sequence is MPTYVMLSTIGPDGWATVRENPDRINAVTREVEAMGVRVIAQYAVLGQYDFVNVLEAPDEKTVARVAVMLAARGTMRSTTMQAVPLDEFVASLHDDAR, encoded by the coding sequence GTGCCGACCTACGTGATGCTGAGCACGATCGGTCCCGACGGCTGGGCAACCGTGCGTGAGAACCCCGACCGCATCAACGCGGTGACGCGCGAGGTCGAGGCGATGGGTGTGCGAGTGATCGCGCAGTACGCGGTGCTCGGTCAGTACGACTTCGTGAACGTGCTGGAGGCTCCCGACGAGAAGACCGTCGCGCGCGTCGCGGTCATGCTCGCCGCGCGCGGGACGATGCGCAGCACGACCATGCAGGCAGTGCCGCTCGACGAGTTCGTCGCGTCACTCCACGACGACGCGCGCTAG
- a CDS encoding ribonuclease HII: protein MERKCWESGDRVVCGMDEVGRGAWAGPATVAAVIPAPEHLRGVRDSKLLTPEERERAAKRIRGWAVAIGVGHASHEECDTLGMTAALRAAGRRALAQIAAQGYEPDRIILDGNHDYLGLGTRVTTRIKADMTCLAVAAASVVAKVTRDAMMGDEAEHYPAYDFESNRGYPAPVHKMALAAYGPSAIHRRTWIFMDHLCWRGLEPAPGRLF, encoded by the coding sequence ATGGAGCGCAAGTGCTGGGAGTCCGGCGACCGCGTCGTGTGCGGGATGGACGAGGTCGGCCGGGGCGCATGGGCCGGGCCCGCGACCGTGGCCGCCGTCATCCCCGCCCCGGAGCACCTCCGTGGCGTCCGCGACTCCAAGCTGCTGACGCCCGAGGAGCGCGAGCGCGCCGCGAAGCGGATCCGCGGGTGGGCCGTCGCGATCGGCGTTGGTCACGCCTCACACGAGGAGTGCGACACGCTCGGCATGACCGCGGCGCTGCGCGCGGCCGGGCGACGGGCGCTCGCCCAGATCGCCGCGCAGGGCTACGAGCCGGACCGCATCATCCTCGACGGTAACCACGACTACCTCGGGCTCGGCACCCGCGTGACGACGCGCATCAAGGCCGACATGACGTGTCTCGCGGTCGCGGCCGCGTCGGTTGTCGCCAAGGTGACGCGGGACGCGATGATGGGCGACGAGGCCGAGCACTACCCGGCGTACGACTTCGAGTCGAACCGGGGCTATCCCGCGCCGGTGCACAAGATGGCGCTCGCCGCGTACGGGCCGAGCGCGATCCACCGCCGGACGTGGATCTTCATGGACCACCTGTGCTGGCGCGGGCTCGAACCCGCGCCGGGTCGGCTCTTCTAG
- a CDS encoding GNAT family N-acetyltransferase, with product MHVRPARVSDVDDIRRIEASSGTVFDDAGMHDVAAAELPSAEHVAGYVRRGHAWVVADDRDAPVAFVLVDVVDGCAHVEQVSVAREHHHNRYGRTLLEQVATWAQARGMHALTLTTFRDVPWNAPYYERCGFRTLRDDEITPGLRDVRAHETAHGLDPDARVCMRRDLTATP from the coding sequence GTGCACGTCCGGCCTGCCCGTGTCTCGGACGTCGACGACATCCGGCGCATCGAGGCGTCGTCGGGCACGGTGTTCGACGACGCCGGGATGCACGACGTCGCGGCAGCCGAGCTCCCGTCCGCCGAGCACGTCGCCGGCTACGTGCGGCGCGGTCACGCATGGGTGGTCGCCGACGACCGCGACGCGCCAGTGGCGTTCGTGCTCGTCGACGTCGTCGACGGGTGCGCGCACGTCGAGCAGGTGTCCGTCGCGCGCGAGCACCATCACAACCGCTACGGACGGACGCTGCTGGAGCAGGTCGCGACGTGGGCGCAGGCACGCGGCATGCACGCGCTGACGCTCACGACGTTCCGCGACGTCCCGTGGAACGCGCCCTACTACGAGCGTTGCGGCTTTCGCACCCTGCGCGACGACGAGATCACGCCGGGCCTGCGAGACGTCCGCGCGCACGAGACGGCGCACGGGCTCGATCCCGACGCGCGCGTCTGCATGCGACGCGACCTCACAGCGACCCCGTGA
- a CDS encoding DNA polymerase Y family protein has translation MNDAGTRTCCVWVPDWPVVVARRTDTALHERAVVVLEPPGSHRSGLVRAASFEARAEGAVPGLRRREAEVRCPGVAVLDADLAAEARVFEVLARAVEVLTPRVELERPGRLSFPTRGPSRYFGGDDALVARVRAAIADAGLGDVPARVGIAGSRFAARLAARRDTVVAPDATREFLDPWPVRVLGDPDLADLLARLGIRTLGAFDALPAPAVLARFGPEGHRAHRLARGLDLRPPVLEPPPPELVETHELDPPAARVDVATFAAKTMADRLLGALAARGLGCTHVLVEAETEHGERLARGWRHDRALTPAALAERVRWQLEGWLGNGAGARDEELVAADAVTGGLTLLRLVPEEVVPATGRQLGFWGGDAATADRAARTFARVQGLLGPDAVVSPVVQGGRTPGERVRWVPWGEPRAATADVAAPWPGAIPSPAPARVLEPPVPAEVLDDDGTPVRVSARGDASGEPAMVRSGALPGGGGPVVAWTGPWVHDVRWWDGRARRREARWQVVVRADGVDVACLVALGRGRATVEAVYD, from the coding sequence GTGAACGACGCCGGCACACGGACGTGTTGCGTATGGGTCCCCGACTGGCCCGTCGTTGTCGCGCGACGGACGGACACCGCACTGCACGAGCGCGCGGTCGTGGTGCTCGAGCCACCCGGGTCGCACCGTTCGGGACTGGTGCGCGCCGCGTCATTCGAGGCGCGCGCGGAGGGGGCGGTGCCCGGGCTGCGGCGGCGGGAGGCCGAGGTGCGCTGTCCCGGCGTCGCCGTCCTCGACGCCGACCTCGCGGCCGAGGCGCGCGTGTTCGAGGTGCTCGCCCGCGCGGTGGAGGTGCTCACGCCACGCGTCGAGCTCGAGCGACCGGGGCGCTTGTCGTTCCCGACGCGCGGGCCGTCGCGGTACTTCGGTGGCGACGACGCGCTGGTCGCACGCGTGCGCGCCGCGATCGCGGACGCCGGGCTCGGTGACGTCCCGGCTCGGGTCGGGATCGCCGGGAGCCGGTTCGCGGCCCGGCTCGCGGCGCGGCGTGACACCGTCGTCGCGCCGGACGCGACGCGCGAGTTCCTCGACCCGTGGCCCGTCCGCGTCCTCGGCGATCCCGATCTCGCCGACCTGCTCGCGCGTCTCGGCATACGGACACTCGGCGCGTTCGACGCGCTGCCGGCACCCGCGGTGCTCGCGCGCTTCGGTCCCGAGGGACATCGCGCGCACCGGCTCGCGCGCGGGCTCGACCTCCGGCCGCCCGTGCTCGAGCCCCCGCCGCCCGAGCTCGTCGAGACGCACGAGCTCGATCCGCCCGCCGCGCGCGTCGACGTCGCGACGTTCGCGGCGAAGACGATGGCCGACCGCCTGCTCGGCGCGCTCGCGGCGCGCGGGCTCGGCTGCACGCACGTGCTCGTCGAAGCCGAGACCGAGCACGGCGAGCGGCTGGCGCGCGGGTGGCGGCACGACCGCGCGCTGACGCCCGCGGCGCTGGCCGAGCGCGTCCGCTGGCAGCTCGAGGGCTGGCTCGGGAACGGCGCCGGTGCCCGGGACGAGGAGCTCGTCGCCGCGGACGCGGTCACCGGCGGGCTGACCTTGCTGCGCCTCGTGCCCGAGGAGGTCGTCCCCGCGACGGGCCGGCAGCTCGGCTTCTGGGGTGGCGACGCCGCGACGGCGGACCGCGCCGCGCGCACCTTCGCCCGGGTCCAGGGCCTGCTCGGGCCGGACGCCGTCGTGTCACCCGTCGTGCAGGGTGGCCGCACGCCCGGTGAGCGCGTCCGTTGGGTGCCGTGGGGCGAGCCGCGCGCCGCGACCGCGGACGTCGCCGCCCCGTGGCCCGGCGCGATCCCGTCGCCGGCACCGGCGCGGGTGCTCGAGCCGCCCGTGCCCGCGGAGGTGCTCGACGACGACGGGACGCCCGTGCGCGTGTCGGCGCGTGGTGACGCGTCGGGGGAGCCCGCGATGGTGCGCAGCGGCGCGCTGCCGGGCGGCGGGGGACCGGTGGTCGCGTGGACCGGACCGTGGGTGCACGACGTGCGGTGGTGGGACGGTCGCGCCCGACGCCGTGAGGCGCGCTGGCAGGTCGTCGTGCGCGCGGACGGCGTCGACGTCGCGTGCCTCGTCGCGCTCGGCCGGGGCCGGGCCACGGTCGAGGCGGTGTACGACTGA